TGGTAAGTCACGTCGTAATATTTCTGATCATTATCCTGTCATGGTAAAACTTATATTCGCGCAAGATAAGACTCTTACAAAATGATACCCACCTTCTTTATACTAACACAATAGAAGTTGAACTGGATTACCTAATTACTCAAGCGCGATTTCAACTTTGATGATACAATACAAAGACTAAAACACCAATCGTGTTAGTACTGAACACCATTAGTGTTTACGCACAGCACCATTGGTGCTCACGTATGGCACTGCTATTTATCTTTATAAATTCACTTTTTACTATCAAATAGAAAATCTCTTAAATATAAGTCTTAAAGTAACATCCTTTCATCATCAAAATAGGTATAGTAACAAGAAGCTACCCTGATTAAATACCTTTCAAATCTCCTTTGATGGCCTTAAGTATTTTATGGGGAATAGACGAAAAGACAGAAGCTTTAATTTCTCGAGGTGAAAAACGGTAAAATCGATAGTAAAGTTTCAACTTTCTGTAGGTGGTAATAGAAAAATATTGAATTTTAAACTTAAATCTACGATTATGACCATGAAATCCAAAGTTGCCACCAAACCATACAACATCCATAAACTGATTCATTGCTTTCAAAGAATCCTTATCATAAGATAATGGTGATAGTGCATATTTTTCATCCATACCCAAAATATTTACCAATATCAACTGTACAACATCAAAAGCTTTTCTAAAATCTAATGCGTCTAACCAATCGAAGAATTTCTTCTTATCAATAAGATTATAATGCGTTTTCAATAGAACAGCAACATCAGAGAACTGACGTAATCCAACTCCCAACTCTACAAGATGATGGTAAAGATGAAGAAAAGTATACAATACATTTAAAGTTGGTTCCAACGTTGGAACCAAACACCCATCAACTTCAACAATGGTAGGAGAAGATGAACGAAAGATTTCATCCCATATTTTCTGAGATTTATTGCTTGCGAACTTCATCAAGCAATGATGTAACTCTAAAATAATAGAGTTATGAACTAACTCATAGTGTTGCTCTGATGGCTTTCCCTCTGTATGAATACCCCAAGTATTTGCCATTGCTAATATAACCTTAGGAAGATTTGTTTCATTACAATAGAAATCAATATCCCCTGGGGTACGAACAAGAGGATTAGAATAATATCGTCCTATAGTCTGCCCTTTAACAACAATAGATTCTATACCATTATCAACAAATAGCTTACACAATAAAAGTAACTCTGAATTAACAGCCTTATTAGAAGCTATTATCCTACCCTGCACTGCTAACACCTTCATAACATCTTCTCGGTCTAAACTAACGTTATTCCGAATCAAGCTGTTAGCAACCATTCCTAACACAGCCTGCTTTGAAGCCAACTCATAGACTGAAAGAAACTCAGAATGACTCAAAGTTAATTCCAGAGGAGTTTGCCATAGCTCACTTCTCAGAAGTTTTAAAAAGTTAGAATAAGAAGTTGACTGAAGCTGAGTCATATATAATATAGGATTATTTATCGAGCACAGAGTATTTACTATTATTACTTACATACTCTGGTACAATTTCTTTCATTTTTTCAACAATAGCCATATCATCGTAGGTGTGACTCAAAGCTATAAGTGATTCTATCTGCTTGTTTACCTCATTAAAATCGTACTCACGTACCTCTGCAATACGAATCTTCTCGTGGAAACTTGGAAGTGTATTTTCAGTTGTACTTAAGACCTCTTCATATAGCTTCTCGCCAGCACGCAAACCTGTATATTTAATTTCAATATTCTTAGCACCGGAAAGCTTAATCATTCGTTTAGCAAGATCAGCTATTCGAACAGGTTTACCCATATCGAACACGAAGATTTCTCCACCACCTCCGTGTGTACCTGCTTCAAGTACCAATTTACATGCTTCAGGAATCAACATGAAGAATCGAATGATGTTAGGATCTGTAACAGTAACAGGTCCTCCAGCCTTTATCTGCTTTTCAAACAAAGGAATAACAGAACCATTTGAACCTAATACATTACCAAAACGGGTGGTAACAAATTGTGTAGTAGGTTTACCATTTGCCTGCTCATTAATCATTTTGTTAAGGCTCTGACAGTATATCTCACAAATACGCTTTGAGCAGCCCATTACATTTGTTGGGTTTACAGCTTTATCTGTTGAAACCATAACAAATTTCTTAACACCGTACTTAACACTAAGGTCTGCAATAACTTTTGTTCCCCAAACGTTATTTTGTATACTTTCAGACGGATTATTTTCCATCATCGGTACATGCTTATACGCAGCTGCATGGAATACATAATCAGGCTTATAAGTTTGGAAAATCTTCTCCATTCTTTCCTGATTAGAAATGCTTGTAACAATAGTATGCGCCTTAATATCAGGCCATTCAAATTGCATCATCAAGCGAATGTTATGTTGAGGTGTCTCTGCCTGATCAATAAGGATTAGCTCTGCAGGTTTATAGACAGCAATCTGACGTACCATCTCAGAACCAATACTACCTGCAGAACCAGTAATCATAATCTTCTTATTACGTAAGAGATTACCAATGGAATCCATGTCAACATTAATTTGATCACGTGGAAGCAAGTCTTCAATACTAATCTCCTTAAGTTGAACCTTTGTATAATCATCATTTTGAGTCCATTCTTTCTCTGCTGAACTCATAAAGATTTGTACACCAAGACTTAAAAGTATATCCTGTAACTTAGCATCATTACGAAAGCGCTCATTTTGCAATGGAGAGACTAAAACTGCCTTTATTCTCAATGCTTTGATATGTTCTGCAAGATTATCATCTACAAGATAAATCTTCTCACCCATGAGAATTCGACCTTTGATATCTGGATCATGTGCAATAAATCCCTTTAATAAGAACTTACGTGGAACATTACTTCTAATACTTTTTGCCAAACCAACACCACCATCCTTCACACCATAGATGAAAGTGCGAATACCTTTATCTGTATTAAATAAGACATCATAAACTGACTTTGTTAATATACGAAAGGCCATCAGACCAATGGTCGCAACAAGATACATTGTTGCAATTTGTCTTCCTTGAAGACGAACAAATTCAAGATCCCAATGATAAACAACATAATGCATTGCCTCTGCAACAATAAGAGAGAGGAGCATAGCCAATACTACTCGTTGCAAATCAACAAAGGAAGAGTAACGAATAATCCCTGAATATGTACGAAAAATTCTAAAACCAATAAGGTTAAATATCATGTACATAAAGATTGTTTTACTTAACAAAACAATATGCTGAGGGGATACAGCACCATGATAATATAACCAAAAGACAAAGATACCTGAAAGATAACAGATAACAATGTCTATAGCCAATATAACCCAATATGGTAATGCATTCCTCGAAAGATACCAATCCAACAGTTTGTCAAATACTTTCATAATCACTTTAAATAGTTTACAGGTGATTGCTCATTATGAATAATGAACTTGTTTGTTCTCTTCTTAGCAGAAAATTAATTTTATGATGCAAATATACTCAAAAAAAACTAAATGATATACATCAATCGGGTAATATTTGATTTAATAAATCTAAAAAAACAACTGCATCATTTTATATCCATTTGAATATAATAAAGTCCTGCATAAAGGTTTGACTGATGAGTGAAGGTGACAATAACTTCACGCTCACCATAATCCATAGGTTTCATCTTTGGCTCAAGAATAAAATTTCCATCTGTTGACTTATAGTCTATACCTCCAAGAGTTTTATAACCAGCCTTGATAGCTTCTTGGGCGATGAGATACATTTCTTCTTCTGACCAAGTGAAAATATTAATACGATCTATAAGAAGATTATTCCCAGTAATTGTGCCGAAGAAGCCTATTTGCCTTGGCTTTCTACCTGTAACTTTATCCTTGCTATTCTGTACATCATAAATCATATTATGATGAAAAACAACTTCCTTCTGAGCTCCAAACCCATCAATTATTTGTGACGAATTTAACTGAAAATTATGACTAATGCTTGTTAGTACGTCTATACTCTTTGCTCTTTCATTTTCTTTGCTAAGCAAACTATGAAGATAAGTAAAATTAAACCATCCTTTCTGTGGTATTATACCAACTGAACACATCTTATCACTAATAGTTCCAGCTTTTTCATTTGGAGCATCTGGATACTTTATATTAGCAAGATATTTATCCTCCTTTAATGTTTGACTGGACGCAACCTCTTTCACCTTATTAATAGAATTAGTACGTCCCTTCTTTGCCAAATCATCATGTGCAGGCTGAGGTTCTTTAGATTCAGTTGTAGGATTACTATTTAATTTCTTTGTAGCTTTAAGCTCAACCTTTTGCTCTTTATTTTCTCTTGCTTTATAGATGCTTTTTGATTGTGCCATTATTAACGCCTCATCATGGCGATATCGTTCACAGAATTCATCTTCATTAGTGTTTTTATCAATGTAATGATCCTTTCCACCTTTAATCTCATTGACTTTAGAACCATTGCGCCAGATAGTAGTAAATTCTAATCGACCATTCTCTGTATAAGTATAACAAGGACCGTCAAGTAATCCATTGCGATATGATAACTTCATTCCAATGTTACCACTTGGAAAAAATGACAAAGCACGACCATTTGCTTTACCATTCTTATATTGTAACACAGACTCTACTCTACCGGACTTATGGAAAGTTCTACACACGCCATTTAAGACCGTGTTTCTATCATTTTGTCTGTTTATACTTATATAATGTTTCTCTGCTTGAAGTTGTCCTGTAATATAATAATCATAAAACATCTTCTGCCCCTTATCATCAATAGCCAAAACTCTATAGTAAGCAGCTTTATCAGCACTGCTAACTCCTTTCCACTGACTATCATAGAAAAAAGCACCATGAGGAATATAACTACGTGCTACACGTTGAGCTGTAGCAACTGTAAATAAAGTACTTACAAGTAAAACAAAGTACAAACGTTTCATATATAAATCTCTAATTCTTTTGCAAATATACACCAACCAATACAAAAAAAAGAATTTTCTTCTGTTTTTTTCTTTAAATATCAAGCATATTTCAAAACAAAGTATTATCTTTGTCACAATATAAAACTGTAACTGAAAATCGATTAACTATGCCTGGAGAAAGAAAGACTATCAATGACTTTAAGTTGCTCATTCATCTTCTTAAAGAAAGGAAGATTTGTAAACGAACAGTAGTTGTTTGGCCTGAAGAAAGCCATACACAAGAAGCTGTGTGTAAAGCTGTACACGATGGTTTCATTGAGCCCATATTAGTATGCTCTAAACAAACTATGGAAGACTATGCCAAAAAGAATGCTTTTCAATGTATTATTGCAGAATCGCCAGAGGATGCAGCTCGCAAAGCTGTTGAATTAATTAGAAGAGGTGAGGCTGACATTGTAATGAAAGGCTTTCTTAATACAGACGTCCTTCTACGTGCTATACTTGATAAAGAAGTTGGAATTTTACCGAAAGATACTGTATTAACACATATAACCGTAGCAAAGTTACCCGAGTATCCGAAATTACTTTTCTTTACCGATGCAGCTGTTATTCCTGCTCCAAATGACAAACAGCGAAGAGCACAAGTACAATATATTGTAGACTTCTGTCATGCCTTTGAAATAGAATGTCCTAAAATTGCTCTTATCCATTGTTCTGAGAAAGTGGACGAACGTCATTTCCCATATACAGCTTCATACAGAGCACTAAAGGCAGAATCTGAAACTGGTGCCTTTGGTAAATGTACAATAGATGGACCATTAGATTTGATTACTTCTTGTTCTGTTGAAGCAATGAAAATCAAACAAATAAACTCTCCCATCAATGGAGAAACTGATGCATTAATTTTCCCAGACATTGAAGCCGGTAATTTGTTTTATAAAACCGTTACCCTTTTCTGTCATGCGAAAACAGCAGCTATTCTTCAAGGTACCATGGCGCCAGTAGTGCTCCCAAGTCGTGGCGATACAATTGAATCTAAGTACTATAGTCTTGCACTTGCAAGTCTTATCTCCAGATAGTATATATATAAGGTATATAAAGAAAACATTATGGCTTACAAGATTTTAGCTATTAACCCTGGATCAACATCAACTAAGATATCACTTGCCAATGATGATCAGCCCGTCTTCGTTGCTGACATTGCACACTCAAGAAAGGAACTGAGTAAATTCAAGCGTATATCCGATCAGTATCATTTCCGCAAACAAGTTGTTATTGAGGAGTTAAAGAATAGGAATATCCCTTTGGATTTTGATGCCGTCATCGGACGTGGTGGACTTGCAAAACCAGTGTCAAGTGGTGTGTTTACAATCACAGAACAGATGATAATTGACCAGCAACGAGCTATTCACCAGCATGCTTGTGACCTTGGCTGTATGATTGCTGATGAGATTACGCGAGAGATTCCAGGATGTAAGAGTTTTATTGCAGACCCTGGTGTGGTAGACGAAATGGAACCAGAAGCGCGTTTGTCAGGTTCTCCTCTTATGCCGCGTATGTGTATTTGGCACGCCCTAAACCAAAAAGCTATTGGTAGACGATTTGCTAAAGACATGGGTACAACTTATGAAAAGCTTAACCTTATTATATGTCATTTAGGCGGAGGAATATCTATTGCAGCACATTCACAAGGGAGAGCTATTGATGCTAATAACGCATTGGATGGTGAAGGACCATTTTCTCCAGAACGTGCAGGAACATTACCTGCAGCCGACTTGATTCATCTTTGCTTCAGTGGAAAATATACTGAGGAACAATTATTGGAGAAAGTGAGTGGCCAGGCAGGTCTAATAGCTCATCTCGGAACAAATGATTTACGAGAGATAACAAATTGGATTAAGGCTGGTGACAAACATGCTGAACTCGTCGTTTCTGCTATGATTTGGCATATTGCTAAAAATATAGCAGCAGAAGGAGCAGTACTATGTGGCAACATTGATGCAATTCTGCTGACAGGTGGTATGGCAAAGTCAGACTATATTATTGAACGTCTCAAGAAACGTCTCTCCTATCTTGCACCGATTCATGTTTATCCTGGGCAAGATGAGATGCAAGCTTTGACAGAGAATGCACTGGCAGTTCTTCGAGGTGAACGCGAAGCAAAGGAGTATTAAATACTCCTACAAGTACAAGAACCCTAAACAATTAATACATAGTTTATAAATCAAAACTAAATCTTATGAAGGTACATGAATACCAAGCAAAGAAATTCTTTGCAAGTTATGGGCTTCCAGTAGACCGCAATATTATTTGCCGTACTCCTGATGAAGCTGTTGAAGCCTACAAGCAATTAGGTATTGAGAAAGCCGTAGTGAAAGCTCAGGTTCACACGGGTGGACGTGGTAAGGCTGGTGGCGTGAAACTTGGCTGTAATGAAGCAGAGATTCGTCAGCATGCTGAAGCTATCTTAGGTATGGACATCAAGGGGTTCATTGTAGACAGAGTACTTGTCAGCGAAGCTGTTGACATCGCTTCAGAGTACTATATGAGTATCCTTGTTGACCGTAAGTCAAAGTGTCCTATGTTAATGCTGAGCCGTGCAGGTGGTATGGATATCGAGCAGGTAGCAAAGGAGACACCAGAGAAGATTGAGAAGATTGTCATCGACCCAGTTATCGGAATGAGCGACTATCTCGCACGTGAGGCAGCCTTCAAGCTTTTCGATGACATGGCACAGGTTAAACAGGCTGTACCAATCTTCAAGAATATTTATAAACTCTTTACAGAGAAGGATGCCTCATTGGCTGAAATCAACCCATTAGTCATGTTGAAGGATGGTTCTTTGAAGGCCATTGATGCCAAGATGACCTTCGACGACAATGCCCTTTTCCGCCATCCAGATGTAGCCGAACTTTTTGAACCTACAGAGGAAGAACGCAAGGAGCGTGAAGCTAAAGACAAGGGATTCAGCTATGTGAACCTTGGAGGAAGCATCGGCTGCATGGTAAATGGTGCTGGTCTTGCAATGGCAACCATGGATATGATTAAGTTATATGGTGGCGAACCAGCTAACTTCCTCGATATTGGTGGTAGTTCTAACCCTGAGAAGATAGTTGAAGCTATGAAACTTCTCTTGAGTGATAAGCATGTAAAAGTAGTGTTAATCAATATCTTCGGTGGTATCACCCGCTGTGATGATGTTGCTAACGGACTCTTGGAAGCATTCAAGGTTATCGAAACAGATATTCCTATTGTCATCCGCTTAACAGGAACCAACGAGGCTGAAGGTAGAGCCATCCTTGAAGGAACCCACTTCACTGTCGGCACAAGTATGGCAGATGCTGGACATAAAGCTGTAGAACTGAGCAAAAAACTTTAAAACACAAGAGTTATGAGTATTCTAATCAATAAAGATACAAAGTTAATCGTACAGGGCATTACAGGTCGTGATGGTAGTTTCCACGCTTCTAAAATGAAGGAATATGGCACCAATGTGGTTGGTGGAACATCTCCTGGCAAGGCTGGTCAGGAAGTATGCGGCATCCCTGTATTCAACACAGTTAAAGACGCTGTTGCAGCAACTGGTGCCAACGCATCTATTATCTTCGTCCCTGCCCCATTCGCAAAAGATGCAATGCTTGAAGCAATTGATGGTGGTGTGAAACTCGTCATCTGTATCACTGAAGGCGTGCCAACACTCGATGCAGTTGCAGCACAGCGTTACGCAAAGATTAAGGGTGTAAAGGTAATTGGTCCAAACTGTCCAGGACTTATTTCTCCAGAGGAAAGTATGGCTGGTATTATGCCGACTAATATCTTCAAGAAGGGACATACGGGTGTTATCAGCCGTAGTGGTACACTGACCTATGAGGTTGTTTATAACCTCACACAAGCTGGTCTAGGACAATCAACAGCAGTTGGTGTTGGTGGTGACCCAGTCGTTGGACTTTATTTCGAGGAACTTCTCCGTATGTTCCAAGATGACCCAGAGACAGATAGTATTGCACTCATTGGAGAGATTGGCGGTGATGCTGAAGAGCGTGCAGCTAAGTTTATCAAAGAGCATGTTACAAAGCCTGTAGCAATATTCATCTCTGGTCAGCAAGCTCCTCCGGGCAAACAGATGGGACACGCTGGTGCTATTATCTCAAGCGGCTCTGGTTCTGCAAGCGAAAAGATTGCAGCTTTTGAGGCTGTAGGTGTACCTGTTGCACGTGAGACAAGTGAAATACCAGAACTCCTTAAGAAGCAATTAAATAAGTAAAAGGCTTGGTATTTAAACCACTTTCTATAAGATTTAGAGGAATATCCACTAAGGGTATTCCTCTATTTTATTTCTAATTGTCCTATTTTAAACCCGAATCAGTCATTAGAGCCCAATAATAAGAGACGCTTAGACTAAAAGCTTCATTACTTCCTCCCATGATATTGCTTTATATAACGGTACATAAAGCTTATCGAAATTAAACCTAATAAGAGAATTCCAACTCTAACCCAAATATCATCTTTTATATCATAAAATAGTGTATCATTCCATTCATTATAATATAAAGCCTTATATAGTTTTCCTTCATTAATATCTTTTCTGCTTACAGTAACGGTATAGTCCTTCCCCCCATAACGTACTATAATATATGAACTGATATTAATAGCTCCGCTATGCTTAGAAATGATT
The Prevotella melaninogenica DNA segment above includes these coding regions:
- a CDS encoding nucleotidyltransferase family protein, which produces MTQLQSTSYSNFLKLLRSELWQTPLELTLSHSEFLSVYELASKQAVLGMVANSLIRNNVSLDREDVMKVLAVQGRIIASNKAVNSELLLLCKLFVDNGIESIVVKGQTIGRYYSNPLVRTPGDIDFYCNETNLPKVILAMANTWGIHTEGKPSEQHYELVHNSIILELHHCLMKFASNKSQKIWDEIFRSSSPTIVEVDGCLVPTLEPTLNVLYTFLHLYHHLVELGVGLRQFSDVAVLLKTHYNLIDKKKFFDWLDALDFRKAFDVVQLILVNILGMDEKYALSPLSYDKDSLKAMNQFMDVVWFGGNFGFHGHNRRFKFKIQYFSITTYRKLKLYYRFYRFSPREIKASVFSSIPHKILKAIKGDLKGI
- a CDS encoding polysaccharide biosynthesis protein; protein product: MKVFDKLLDWYLSRNALPYWVILAIDIVICYLSGIFVFWLYYHGAVSPQHIVLLSKTIFMYMIFNLIGFRIFRTYSGIIRYSSFVDLQRVVLAMLLSLIVAEAMHYVVYHWDLEFVRLQGRQIATMYLVATIGLMAFRILTKSVYDVLFNTDKGIRTFIYGVKDGGVGLAKSIRSNVPRKFLLKGFIAHDPDIKGRILMGEKIYLVDDNLAEHIKALRIKAVLVSPLQNERFRNDAKLQDILLSLGVQIFMSSAEKEWTQNDDYTKVQLKEISIEDLLPRDQINVDMDSIGNLLRNKKIMITGSAGSIGSEMVRQIAVYKPAELILIDQAETPQHNIRLMMQFEWPDIKAHTIVTSISNQERMEKIFQTYKPDYVFHAAAYKHVPMMENNPSESIQNNVWGTKVIADLSVKYGVKKFVMVSTDKAVNPTNVMGCSKRICEIYCQSLNKMINEQANGKPTTQFVTTRFGNVLGSNGSVIPLFEKQIKAGGPVTVTDPNIIRFFMLIPEACKLVLEAGTHGGGGEIFVFDMGKPVRIADLAKRMIKLSGAKNIEIKYTGLRAGEKLYEEVLSTTENTLPSFHEKIRIAEVREYDFNEVNKQIESLIALSHTYDDMAIVEKMKEIVPEYVSNNSKYSVLDK
- a CDS encoding toxin-antitoxin system YwqK family antitoxin, whose translation is MKRLYFVLLVSTLFTVATAQRVARSYIPHGAFFYDSQWKGVSSADKAAYYRVLAIDDKGQKMFYDYYITGQLQAEKHYISINRQNDRNTVLNGVCRTFHKSGRVESVLQYKNGKANGRALSFFPSGNIGMKLSYRNGLLDGPCYTYTENGRLEFTTIWRNGSKVNEIKGGKDHYIDKNTNEDEFCERYRHDEALIMAQSKSIYKARENKEQKVELKATKKLNSNPTTESKEPQPAHDDLAKKGRTNSINKVKEVASSQTLKEDKYLANIKYPDAPNEKAGTISDKMCSVGIIPQKGWFNFTYLHSLLSKENERAKSIDVLTSISHNFQLNSSQIIDGFGAQKEVVFHHNMIYDVQNSKDKVTGRKPRQIGFFGTITGNNLLIDRINIFTWSEEEMYLIAQEAIKAGYKTLGGIDYKSTDGNFILEPKMKPMDYGEREVIVTFTHQSNLYAGLYYIQMDIK
- a CDS encoding phosphate acyltransferase; the protein is MPGERKTINDFKLLIHLLKERKICKRTVVVWPEESHTQEAVCKAVHDGFIEPILVCSKQTMEDYAKKNAFQCIIAESPEDAARKAVELIRRGEADIVMKGFLNTDVLLRAILDKEVGILPKDTVLTHITVAKLPEYPKLLFFTDAAVIPAPNDKQRRAQVQYIVDFCHAFEIECPKIALIHCSEKVDERHFPYTASYRALKAESETGAFGKCTIDGPLDLITSCSVEAMKIKQINSPINGETDALIFPDIEAGNLFYKTVTLFCHAKTAAILQGTMAPVVLPSRGDTIESKYYSLALASLISR
- the buk gene encoding butyrate kinase; its protein translation is MAYKILAINPGSTSTKISLANDDQPVFVADIAHSRKELSKFKRISDQYHFRKQVVIEELKNRNIPLDFDAVIGRGGLAKPVSSGVFTITEQMIIDQQRAIHQHACDLGCMIADEITREIPGCKSFIADPGVVDEMEPEARLSGSPLMPRMCIWHALNQKAIGRRFAKDMGTTYEKLNLIICHLGGGISIAAHSQGRAIDANNALDGEGPFSPERAGTLPAADLIHLCFSGKYTEEQLLEKVSGQAGLIAHLGTNDLREITNWIKAGDKHAELVVSAMIWHIAKNIAAEGAVLCGNIDAILLTGGMAKSDYIIERLKKRLSYLAPIHVYPGQDEMQALTENALAVLRGEREAKEY
- the sucC gene encoding ADP-forming succinate--CoA ligase subunit beta; amino-acid sequence: MKVHEYQAKKFFASYGLPVDRNIICRTPDEAVEAYKQLGIEKAVVKAQVHTGGRGKAGGVKLGCNEAEIRQHAEAILGMDIKGFIVDRVLVSEAVDIASEYYMSILVDRKSKCPMLMLSRAGGMDIEQVAKETPEKIEKIVIDPVIGMSDYLAREAAFKLFDDMAQVKQAVPIFKNIYKLFTEKDASLAEINPLVMLKDGSLKAIDAKMTFDDNALFRHPDVAELFEPTEEERKEREAKDKGFSYVNLGGSIGCMVNGAGLAMATMDMIKLYGGEPANFLDIGGSSNPEKIVEAMKLLLSDKHVKVVLINIFGGITRCDDVANGLLEAFKVIETDIPIVIRLTGTNEAEGRAILEGTHFTVGTSMADAGHKAVELSKKL
- the sucD gene encoding succinate--CoA ligase subunit alpha; this encodes MSILINKDTKLIVQGITGRDGSFHASKMKEYGTNVVGGTSPGKAGQEVCGIPVFNTVKDAVAATGANASIIFVPAPFAKDAMLEAIDGGVKLVICITEGVPTLDAVAAQRYAKIKGVKVIGPNCPGLISPEESMAGIMPTNIFKKGHTGVISRSGTLTYEVVYNLTQAGLGQSTAVGVGGDPVVGLYFEELLRMFQDDPETDSIALIGEIGGDAEERAAKFIKEHVTKPVAIFISGQQAPPGKQMGHAGAIISSGSGSASEKIAAFEAVGVPVARETSEIPELLKKQLNK